Proteins from one Azospirillum brasilense genomic window:
- a CDS encoding sulfite exporter TauE/SafE family protein: MTDLPLLIVAAMALTFLLAGFVKGMIGLGLPTVAMGLLGLVMPPAEAAMILIVPSLVTNLWQLAFGPGLGATIERFWPMMLGITLGTWAGAGLLAGASSGQAAAALGGALALYAVAGLVKLPLRVPPAAESWLSPLVGVATGVVTAATGVFVIPAVPYLQALDLERDRLIQALGLSFTVSTLALAAGLAQHGLFDGTLAWGSLASLLPALAGMALGQSLRRRVRAEVFRRCFFLGLLALGLFLMLEHLR; this comes from the coding sequence ATGACCGACCTTCCCCTCCTCATTGTCGCCGCCATGGCCTTGACCTTCCTGCTGGCCGGGTTCGTCAAGGGCATGATCGGCCTGGGCCTGCCGACCGTTGCCATGGGTCTGCTCGGCCTCGTCATGCCGCCCGCCGAGGCGGCGATGATCCTGATCGTGCCTTCGCTGGTGACGAATCTCTGGCAACTGGCCTTCGGCCCCGGCCTCGGTGCCACCATCGAGCGATTCTGGCCGATGATGCTGGGGATCACGCTGGGCACCTGGGCAGGGGCGGGGCTGCTGGCCGGCGCCTCGTCGGGGCAGGCCGCGGCGGCGCTGGGCGGGGCCTTGGCGCTCTACGCGGTGGCCGGGCTGGTGAAGCTGCCGCTGCGGGTGCCGCCCGCGGCGGAATCCTGGCTGTCGCCGCTGGTCGGCGTGGCGACCGGGGTGGTGACGGCGGCGACCGGGGTCTTCGTCATTCCCGCCGTGCCCTACCTCCAGGCGCTGGATCTGGAGCGCGACCGGCTGATCCAGGCGCTCGGCCTGTCCTTCACGGTGTCCACGCTGGCTCTGGCCGCCGGGCTGGCGCAGCATGGGCTATTCGACGGCACGCTGGCCTGGGGATCACTGGCGTCCCTGCTGCCGGCCCTGGCCGGGATGGCGCTCGGCCAGAGCCTCCGCCGGCGGGTGCGGGCGGAGGTGTTCCGGCGCTGTTTCTTCCTCGGCCTGCTGGCGCTCGGGCTGTTCCTGATGCTGGAGCATCTGAGGTAA
- a CDS encoding efflux RND transporter permease subunit produces the protein MPITRISVDNPVFATMMMVALMVLGLFSYNRLGVDQFPDVDFPLVVISTEYPGASPESVETDVTRPVEDAVNTIAGIKTLTSRSYESQSVVIAEFDLKTASTQALQDVREKVSALRPKFRDEVKDPQITRFNPDDQPILSLAVKSDIRSLRDLTTMADQIVLKRLQNVRGVGRATIAGGVKRQVQVRLRPERLEALGVGVDQVLKAIRDENQDIPAGTVSGNGAERVVQVDGRVINPRELLDIIVTRRGGEPVRLRQVAEVLDGQEEQDSVALFNGQPALAVDVVKIQGSNTVEVARGLYKALDELRRDGSLPSDVALEVVRDTSRGITNSLSNVQRTLVEGGVLTIAIVMIFLGSWRSTVITALTLPVAVMGTFGVLAAFGFTLNTMTLMALSLAIGILIDDAIVVRENIMRHLGKGQGHRQAALDGTKEIGLAVLATTLTIVAVFLPVAFMGGIIGRFFLQFGITVSAAVLISLFVSFTLDPMLSSLWYDPAAHGRHGRGVFGRFAAGFQGAFDTLARVYGRTLRWALRWRWLVLLMALGIFVGSFFLVPRIGVEFVPAADLGESIVDVETPVGSSLDYTAAKLRQVEAAIREFPEVAYTYSTVNTGASVGKNRGSVYVRLKPIDQRTRTPNTLAPPLRERLSAIPGVQIGIGIPGVGGVQKQIQVSVQGRDIAELDRIGKQVTAAMAGIRGFVDVDVSLKAAKPTLSVRLERDLASDLGVGTAQVANTLRPLFAGDKVSTWKAPDGETYDVLVRLPESDRVGRADLDRIYLTGSNDAEGAPRMVPLSQVSRVETTLGASQINRRDLSREVNVQANVQGRPAGDAGKELQAAIAEIKLPPGYRIVFGGSTKDIAETSAYATQALLLAVILIYLILASQFGSFLQPIAIMMSLPLSLVGVFLGLLVAGSTLNIFSAIGFIMLMGLVTKNAILLVDFANQARARGVDLRDAVVEAGIIRLRPIVMTTMAMIFGMIPLALGIGEGAQQRAPMAHAVIGGLISSTLLTLLVVPVILTYLDALSRRFKRWFAHKDPDAVAHGTATQGTAAE, from the coding sequence ATGCCGATCACCCGCATCAGTGTCGACAACCCCGTCTTCGCCACCATGATGATGGTGGCGCTGATGGTGCTGGGCCTGTTCTCCTACAACCGGCTGGGCGTCGACCAGTTTCCCGACGTGGACTTCCCCCTGGTCGTCATCTCCACCGAATATCCCGGCGCCAGCCCGGAATCGGTCGAGACCGACGTCACCCGTCCCGTCGAGGACGCGGTCAACACCATCGCCGGCATCAAGACGCTGACCTCCCGCTCCTACGAGAGCCAGTCGGTGGTGATCGCCGAGTTCGACCTGAAGACCGCCTCGACCCAGGCGTTGCAGGACGTGCGCGAGAAGGTGTCGGCCCTGCGCCCCAAGTTCCGGGACGAGGTGAAGGACCCGCAGATCACCCGCTTCAACCCGGACGACCAGCCCATCCTGTCCCTGGCGGTGAAGTCGGACATCCGGTCCTTGCGCGACCTGACCACCATGGCCGACCAGATCGTCCTGAAGCGCCTGCAGAACGTGCGCGGCGTCGGCCGGGCGACCATCGCCGGCGGGGTCAAGCGGCAGGTCCAGGTGCGGCTGCGCCCCGAACGGCTGGAAGCGCTGGGCGTCGGGGTCGATCAGGTCCTCAAGGCGATCCGCGACGAGAACCAGGACATTCCCGCCGGCACCGTCTCGGGCAACGGGGCGGAGCGCGTCGTCCAGGTCGATGGCCGCGTCATCAACCCGCGGGAGCTTCTCGACATCATCGTCACGCGGCGCGGCGGTGAGCCGGTGCGGCTGCGCCAGGTCGCCGAGGTGCTGGACGGCCAGGAGGAGCAGGACTCCGTCGCCCTGTTCAACGGGCAGCCGGCGCTGGCCGTCGACGTGGTGAAGATCCAGGGCTCCAACACGGTGGAGGTGGCTCGCGGCCTCTACAAGGCGCTGGACGAGCTGCGCCGCGACGGCTCCCTGCCCTCCGACGTCGCCCTGGAGGTGGTGCGCGACACCTCGCGCGGCATCACCAACTCGCTGAGCAACGTGCAGCGCACGCTGGTCGAGGGCGGCGTGCTGACCATCGCCATCGTGATGATCTTCCTGGGGTCCTGGCGCAGCACGGTGATCACCGCGCTGACCCTGCCGGTGGCGGTGATGGGCACCTTCGGCGTGCTGGCGGCCTTCGGTTTCACCCTGAACACGATGACGCTGATGGCGCTGTCGCTGGCCATCGGCATTCTGATCGACGACGCCATCGTGGTGCGCGAGAACATCATGCGCCACCTCGGCAAGGGCCAGGGGCACCGGCAGGCGGCGCTGGACGGCACCAAGGAGATCGGTCTGGCGGTCCTGGCGACCACGCTGACCATTGTGGCGGTGTTCCTGCCCGTGGCCTTCATGGGCGGCATCATCGGGCGCTTCTTCCTGCAATTCGGCATCACCGTGTCGGCGGCGGTGCTGATCTCGCTGTTCGTGTCCTTCACCCTGGACCCCATGCTGTCCAGCCTGTGGTACGACCCGGCGGCCCACGGGCGGCACGGGCGCGGCGTCTTCGGGCGCTTCGCGGCGGGCTTCCAGGGCGCTTTCGACACATTGGCTCGGGTCTATGGCCGGACACTGCGCTGGGCGCTGCGCTGGCGCTGGCTGGTCCTGCTGATGGCGCTGGGGATCTTCGTCGGCAGCTTCTTCCTGGTGCCGCGCATCGGCGTGGAGTTCGTGCCCGCCGCCGACCTCGGGGAATCCATCGTCGACGTGGAAACGCCGGTCGGCTCGTCGCTCGACTACACAGCGGCCAAGCTGCGGCAGGTGGAGGCGGCGATCCGCGAGTTTCCAGAGGTCGCGTACACCTATTCTACGGTGAACACGGGCGCGTCGGTCGGCAAGAACCGGGGCAGCGTCTATGTCCGGCTGAAGCCGATCGACCAGCGGACGCGCACGCCCAACACGCTGGCCCCGCCGCTGCGCGAACGGCTGTCGGCGATCCCCGGCGTCCAGATCGGCATCGGCATTCCCGGCGTCGGCGGTGTGCAGAAGCAGATCCAGGTGTCCGTCCAGGGCCGCGACATCGCGGAGCTGGACCGCATCGGCAAGCAGGTGACCGCCGCCATGGCTGGCATCCGCGGCTTCGTGGACGTGGACGTCAGCCTGAAGGCCGCCAAGCCGACCCTGTCGGTGCGGCTGGAGCGCGATCTGGCGAGCGACCTCGGCGTCGGCACGGCGCAGGTGGCGAACACGCTGCGGCCCCTCTTCGCCGGCGACAAGGTGTCGACCTGGAAGGCGCCGGACGGCGAGACCTACGATGTGCTGGTCCGCCTGCCGGAAAGCGACCGGGTGGGCCGCGCCGACCTCGACCGCATCTACCTGACCGGCTCCAACGACGCCGAGGGGGCGCCGCGCATGGTGCCGCTGTCGCAGGTCAGCCGGGTCGAGACGACTCTCGGCGCCTCGCAGATCAACCGCCGCGACCTGTCGCGCGAGGTGAACGTCCAGGCCAACGTCCAGGGCCGCCCGGCCGGCGACGCCGGCAAGGAGCTTCAGGCGGCCATCGCGGAGATCAAGCTGCCGCCCGGCTACCGCATCGTCTTCGGCGGCTCGACCAAGGACATCGCCGAGACGTCGGCCTACGCCACCCAGGCGCTGCTGCTGGCGGTGATCCTGATCTACCTGATCCTGGCCTCGCAGTTCGGCAGCTTCCTCCAGCCCATCGCCATCATGATGTCGCTGCCGCTGTCGCTGGTCGGGGTGTTCCTCGGGCTTCTGGTCGCCGGCTCCACCCTGAACATCTTCAGCGCCATCGGATTCATCATGCTGATGGGTCTGGTGACCAAGAACGCGATCCTGCTGGTCGACTTCGCCAACCAGGCCCGCGCCCGCGGGGTGGACCTGCGCGACGCGGTGGTGGAGGCCGGCATCATCCGCCTGCGCCCCATCGTCATGACCACCATGGCGATGATCTTCGGCATGATCCCGCTGGCGCTCGGCATCGGCGAGGGCGCGCAGCAGCGCGCACCCATGGCCCACGCGGTGATCGGCGGCCTCATCAGCTCCACCCTGCTCACCCTTCTGGTAGTGCCCGTGATCCTCACCTACCTCGACGCGCTGTCCCGGCGCTTCAAGCGCTGGTTCGCCCACAAGGACCCGGACGCCGTGGCGCACGGCACGGCAACACAGGGCACGGCTGCGGAGTAG
- a CDS encoding efflux RND transporter periplasmic adaptor subunit translates to MIDAARSDGPAAKPRRRLLLPLLIVGALAAGGVAWRTTSSHDAVSPAAANLPPAERAVELSPVELTRMAPRRLTELVRLSGSVKPMEQSMVKSEVAARLVEVPLREGQAVRKGEVLARFDTVELQAKLDEKLSNLEGAKAQLVLADKTRAKNLALRQKDIVSETNMDQAQSTFRFQQAAVAALEAQVDLARKALRDAVVASPIDGMVAERAVNPGETLAVNAKMFSVVDLSRVEVEAAVPADDVARLKPGQTVRLRVEGFGERDFVGQIARINPMARAGTRAIPVYIVLDNADGALRGGMFAAGDAMVDEVEGAFALPPAAVRHDQDGTFVLVVSGGRVERRKVEVLGAWSRGDLVQVRGLADGDLAVTAPLPGLTAGRAVTVMGS, encoded by the coding sequence ATGATCGACGCCGCCCGTTCCGATGGTCCCGCCGCCAAGCCGCGGCGCCGCCTGCTGCTGCCCCTGCTGATCGTCGGGGCTCTGGCCGCGGGCGGCGTCGCCTGGAGGACCACGAGCAGCCACGACGCGGTCTCCCCCGCCGCGGCCAACCTGCCCCCGGCAGAGCGGGCGGTGGAGTTGTCGCCCGTCGAACTGACCCGCATGGCCCCGCGCCGCCTGACCGAGCTGGTGCGGCTCAGCGGCTCCGTGAAGCCGATGGAGCAGTCCATGGTCAAGTCGGAGGTCGCCGCCCGGCTGGTCGAGGTGCCGCTGCGCGAGGGGCAGGCCGTCCGGAAGGGCGAGGTGCTGGCCCGCTTCGACACGGTGGAGCTTCAGGCCAAGCTGGACGAGAAGCTGAGCAACCTGGAAGGCGCCAAGGCGCAGCTCGTCCTGGCGGACAAGACCCGCGCCAAGAATCTGGCTCTGCGCCAGAAGGACATCGTGTCGGAAACCAACATGGATCAGGCGCAGAGCACCTTCCGCTTCCAGCAGGCTGCCGTCGCGGCGCTGGAGGCCCAGGTGGACCTCGCCCGCAAGGCGCTGCGCGACGCGGTGGTGGCGAGCCCGATCGACGGAATGGTGGCCGAGCGGGCGGTCAACCCCGGCGAGACGCTGGCGGTCAACGCCAAGATGTTCTCCGTCGTCGACCTCAGCCGCGTCGAGGTCGAGGCGGCGGTGCCCGCCGACGACGTGGCCCGGCTGAAGCCCGGACAGACCGTGCGGCTGCGCGTCGAGGGCTTCGGCGAACGCGACTTCGTCGGCCAGATCGCCCGCATCAACCCGATGGCCCGCGCCGGCACCCGCGCCATCCCCGTCTACATCGTCCTCGACAACGCCGACGGGGCCCTGCGCGGCGGCATGTTCGCCGCGGGCGACGCGATGGTCGACGAGGTGGAGGGCGCCTTCGCCCTGCCCCCGGCGGCCGTCCGCCACGACCAGGACGGCACCTTCGTGCTCGTCGTCTCCGGAGGCCGGGTGGAGCGCCGCAAGGTCGAGGTGCTGGGCGCCTGGTCGCGCGGCGATCTCGTGCAGGTGCGCGGGCTGGCCGACGGCGACCTGGCGGTGACCGCCCCCCTGCCCGGCCTGACCGCCGGGCGGGCCGTCACGGTCATGGGTTCATAA
- a CDS encoding TetR/AcrR family transcriptional regulator: MPDSSPLPPSRRSRRKEARPAEVIEAARDLFISRGFAATKLEHVARRAGVSVGLPYLYFENKEGLFKAVVRQSILPQFQMGEDLLDSFTGSSEEFLRGLARGFWEMEQSPNAGLSKLVIAEAQNFPDLARFYMEEVVLRGRRFFTRILRRGIERGEFRPVDVEQMARVIAAPLSMLSLWNHSLRPFEPDPAAASAESYLDAYLDLVLAGLRAEPKDRTP; this comes from the coding sequence ATGCCCGACAGCTCTCCCCTTCCCCCCTCCCGCCGGTCCCGGCGCAAGGAGGCCCGCCCCGCCGAGGTGATCGAGGCGGCGCGCGACCTGTTCATCTCGCGCGGATTTGCCGCAACCAAGCTGGAGCATGTCGCCCGCAGGGCCGGCGTCAGCGTCGGGCTGCCCTACCTCTATTTCGAGAACAAGGAAGGGCTGTTCAAAGCCGTCGTCCGGCAGTCCATCCTGCCGCAGTTCCAGATGGGCGAAGACCTGCTGGACAGCTTCACCGGCAGCAGCGAGGAGTTCCTGCGCGGCCTCGCCCGCGGCTTCTGGGAGATGGAGCAGAGCCCCAACGCCGGTCTGTCGAAGCTGGTCATCGCCGAGGCGCAGAACTTCCCCGACCTCGCCCGCTTCTACATGGAGGAGGTCGTCCTGCGCGGGCGGCGCTTCTTCACGCGCATCCTGCGCCGCGGCATCGAGCGCGGGGAGTTCCGGCCCGTCGATGTCGAGCAGATGGCCCGCGTCATCGCCGCCCCGCTCAGCATGCTCTCGCTGTGGAACCATTCGCTGCGGCCCTTCGAGCCGGATCCCGCCGCGGCCTCCGCCGAATCCTACCTCGACGCCTATCTCGACCTCGTCCTCGCCGGGCTGAGAGCCGAACCCAAGGACCGCACCCCATGA